One Cinclus cinclus chromosome 24, bCinCin1.1, whole genome shotgun sequence genomic window carries:
- the CDC6 gene encoding cell division control protein 6 homolog isoform X2, with product MDLLPLPQLDPPQLPAPWILHDTLPASPVFPGQVDLPSPVCSASPASSMHPPGLSDLVASLDGSIPHSSSWILAPAMASSTPQSQPTINFPRTRSARRLAAPSAKSAPDAAALCPSPRSKTSGPADPGQATPGTRSGRTTAQPLSPKVQPLSPRKRLGDDNLCNVPHALPASPAKRSKENRGRRLLFGDPSASPKQPKGPGPSPRSRGPETPRSSGPSGQHPRTQLFRQEGTCYQQVKQVLHAAVPDRLQGRERETGILRQFLREHVLGRRPGSLYVSGAPGTGKTACLSRVLLDCKDELARSRTVVLNCMALGSPHSVFPALAQHLGLPVATGRERIWSLEKYLTAHGPMVLLVLDELDQLESKGQDVLYTLFEWPQLPSSRLVLVGLANALDLTDRSLARLGAQPAGRPQLLHFPPYTKEQLTHILQERLGQVAGDPVLDSAALQFCARKVSAVSGDARKALDVCRRAVEMVELEVRGQTLLKPLPGGDSPVSPVPKRVGLLHISRVLSEVFGDRLAGGSQGAQDTFPLQQKVLLCSLLLLTRRSQTREVTLGKLHDTYSQVCRRQQLPAVDQAECLSLVTLLESRGVLQLKRAKEARLTKVSLTLEEAALEHRLQDTALLGSILAQGLH from the exons ATGgacctccttccccttcctcagctggaccctccccagctcccagccccctGGATCCTGCATGACACACTCCCAGCCTCTCCGGTTTTCCCAGGACAAGTGGATCTCCCCAGTCCAGTGTGCTCCGCCAGCCCTGCATCATCTATGCACCCCCCAGGACTCAGTGACCTCGTGGCAAGCCTGGATGGGTCCATCCCTCATTCCTCCTCGTGGATCCTGG CCCCCGCCATGGCCAGCAGCACCCCGCAGAGCCAGCCCACCATCAACTTCCCCCGCACGAGGAGCGCCCGTCGCCTCGCTGCCCCCTCGGCCAAGAGTGCCCCTGACGCCGCTGCTCTGTGCCCCTCGCCGCGTTCCAAGACCTCAGGCCCCGCCGACCCCGGCCAGGCTACCCCGGGCACACGCTCAGGCCGCACCACAGCGCAGCCCCTGAGTCCCAAAGTGCAGCCCCTGAGCCCCCGCAAGCGCCTGG GTGATGACAACCTGTGCAATGTCCCCCAtgccctgcctgcctccccGGCCAAGCGCAGCAAGGAGAACCGGGGCCGTCGCCTGCTCTTTGGGGacccctctgcctcccccaAGCAGCCCAAGGGGCCGGGGCCATCCCCAAGGAGCAGGGGGCCAGAGACGCCTCGGAGCTCGGGGCCTAGTGGGCAGCACCCACGCACCCAGCTCTTCCGGCAGGAAG GTACCTGTTACCAGCAGGTCAAGCAGGTGCTGCATGCGGCCGTGCCTGACCGGCTCCAGGGCAGGGAGCGGGAGACAGGGATCCTCCGGCAGTTCCTGCGGGAACACGTCCTGGGGCGCCGTCCCGGCAGCCTCTACGTGTCCGGAGCCCCCGGGACTGGGAAAACAGCCTGTCTGAGCCGTGTTCTGCTTGACTGCAAG GATgagctggccaggagcaggacTGTGGTGCTGAACTGCATGGCACTGGGCAGCCCCCACAGCGtcttccctgccctggcacagcacctgGGGCTGCCCGTGGCCACTGGCCGGGAGCGTATCTGGAGCCTGGAGAAGTATCTGACGGCCCATGGACCCATGGT CCTCCTGGTGCTGGATGAGCTGGACCAGCTGGAGAGCAAAGGCCAGGACGTGCTCTACACCCTCTTTGAGTGGCCCCAgctgcccagctccaggcttGTCCTCGTGG GGTTGGCCAATGCCCTGGACCTGACAGACCGcagcctggccaggctgggagcCCAGCCAGCTGGCAGGCCCCAGCTGCTGCACTTCCCACCCTACACCAAGGAGCAGCTCACCCACATCCTGCAGGAGCGGCTGGGGCag GTGGCAGGTGACCCCGTCCTGGACTCTGCCGCGCTCCAGTTCTGTGCCCGcaaggtttctgcagtctccgGTGACGCTCGCAAGGCCCTGGATGTCTGTAG GCGCGCCGTGGAGATGGTGGAGCTGGAGGTGCGCGGCCAGACCCTTCTCAAGCCACTGCCTGGGG GTGACTCCCCAGTGTCTCCTGTCCCCAAGCGTGTGGGGCTCCTGCACATCTCCCGGGTGCTCTCGGAGGTGTTTGGGGACCGGCTGgcaggggggtcccagggggCCCAGGACACCTTCCCACTGCAGCAGAAGGTGCTACTCTGCTCCCTGCTTCTGCTTACCCGGCGCTCACAGACCCGTGAAGTGACCCTGGGGAAG ctccacgACACCTACAGCCAGGTGTGTCGGCGTCAGCAGCTCCCCGCAGTAGACCAGGCCGAGTGTTTGTCCCTTGTCACCCTCCTGGAGTCCCGTGGTGTCCTGCAGCTCAAGAGGGCCAAGGAGGCCCGGCTGACCAAG GTTTCCCTGACGCTGGAGGAGGCAGCGCtggagcacaggctgcaggacacagcGCTGCTGGGCAGCATCCTGGCCCAGGGGCTGCACTAA
- the CDC6 gene encoding cell division control protein 6 homolog isoform X1 — MRGRLGWGLRAVGGLGVLGVLSIHRQTTAPSMPRAPLSAHSAVPRVPSLIGCSVAALPPAAAIGGGNSGTANGGKGAGPARPGGGKCGAWAHLAREAPAMASSTPQSQPTINFPRTRSARRLAAPSAKSAPDAAALCPSPRSKTSGPADPGQATPGTRSGRTTAQPLSPKVQPLSPRKRLGDDNLCNVPHALPASPAKRSKENRGRRLLFGDPSASPKQPKGPGPSPRSRGPETPRSSGPSGQHPRTQLFRQEGTCYQQVKQVLHAAVPDRLQGRERETGILRQFLREHVLGRRPGSLYVSGAPGTGKTACLSRVLLDCKDELARSRTVVLNCMALGSPHSVFPALAQHLGLPVATGRERIWSLEKYLTAHGPMVLLVLDELDQLESKGQDVLYTLFEWPQLPSSRLVLVGLANALDLTDRSLARLGAQPAGRPQLLHFPPYTKEQLTHILQERLGQVAGDPVLDSAALQFCARKVSAVSGDARKALDVCRRAVEMVELEVRGQTLLKPLPGGDSPVSPVPKRVGLLHISRVLSEVFGDRLAGGSQGAQDTFPLQQKVLLCSLLLLTRRSQTREVTLGKLHDTYSQVCRRQQLPAVDQAECLSLVTLLESRGVLQLKRAKEARLTKVSLTLEEAALEHRLQDTALLGSILAQGLH, encoded by the exons atgcGGGGAAGGCTGGGTTGGGGGCTGCGGGCCGTGGGAGGcctgggggtactgggagtGCTGAGCATCCACAGGCAGaccacagctcccagcatgCCCCGCGCGCCGCTCTCGGCACATTCCGCCGTGCCTCGGGTGCCCTCGCTGATTGGCTGCTCTGTTGCGGCCCTTCCTCCGGCCGCGGCGATTGGCGGCGGCAATAGCGGCACAGCCAATGgggggaaaggggcggggccaGCTCGGCCTGGTGGCGGGAAGTGCGGAGCTTGGGCTCATTTGGCGCGAGAAG CCCCCGCCATGGCCAGCAGCACCCCGCAGAGCCAGCCCACCATCAACTTCCCCCGCACGAGGAGCGCCCGTCGCCTCGCTGCCCCCTCGGCCAAGAGTGCCCCTGACGCCGCTGCTCTGTGCCCCTCGCCGCGTTCCAAGACCTCAGGCCCCGCCGACCCCGGCCAGGCTACCCCGGGCACACGCTCAGGCCGCACCACAGCGCAGCCCCTGAGTCCCAAAGTGCAGCCCCTGAGCCCCCGCAAGCGCCTGG GTGATGACAACCTGTGCAATGTCCCCCAtgccctgcctgcctccccGGCCAAGCGCAGCAAGGAGAACCGGGGCCGTCGCCTGCTCTTTGGGGacccctctgcctcccccaAGCAGCCCAAGGGGCCGGGGCCATCCCCAAGGAGCAGGGGGCCAGAGACGCCTCGGAGCTCGGGGCCTAGTGGGCAGCACCCACGCACCCAGCTCTTCCGGCAGGAAG GTACCTGTTACCAGCAGGTCAAGCAGGTGCTGCATGCGGCCGTGCCTGACCGGCTCCAGGGCAGGGAGCGGGAGACAGGGATCCTCCGGCAGTTCCTGCGGGAACACGTCCTGGGGCGCCGTCCCGGCAGCCTCTACGTGTCCGGAGCCCCCGGGACTGGGAAAACAGCCTGTCTGAGCCGTGTTCTGCTTGACTGCAAG GATgagctggccaggagcaggacTGTGGTGCTGAACTGCATGGCACTGGGCAGCCCCCACAGCGtcttccctgccctggcacagcacctgGGGCTGCCCGTGGCCACTGGCCGGGAGCGTATCTGGAGCCTGGAGAAGTATCTGACGGCCCATGGACCCATGGT CCTCCTGGTGCTGGATGAGCTGGACCAGCTGGAGAGCAAAGGCCAGGACGTGCTCTACACCCTCTTTGAGTGGCCCCAgctgcccagctccaggcttGTCCTCGTGG GGTTGGCCAATGCCCTGGACCTGACAGACCGcagcctggccaggctgggagcCCAGCCAGCTGGCAGGCCCCAGCTGCTGCACTTCCCACCCTACACCAAGGAGCAGCTCACCCACATCCTGCAGGAGCGGCTGGGGCag GTGGCAGGTGACCCCGTCCTGGACTCTGCCGCGCTCCAGTTCTGTGCCCGcaaggtttctgcagtctccgGTGACGCTCGCAAGGCCCTGGATGTCTGTAG GCGCGCCGTGGAGATGGTGGAGCTGGAGGTGCGCGGCCAGACCCTTCTCAAGCCACTGCCTGGGG GTGACTCCCCAGTGTCTCCTGTCCCCAAGCGTGTGGGGCTCCTGCACATCTCCCGGGTGCTCTCGGAGGTGTTTGGGGACCGGCTGgcaggggggtcccagggggCCCAGGACACCTTCCCACTGCAGCAGAAGGTGCTACTCTGCTCCCTGCTTCTGCTTACCCGGCGCTCACAGACCCGTGAAGTGACCCTGGGGAAG ctccacgACACCTACAGCCAGGTGTGTCGGCGTCAGCAGCTCCCCGCAGTAGACCAGGCCGAGTGTTTGTCCCTTGTCACCCTCCTGGAGTCCCGTGGTGTCCTGCAGCTCAAGAGGGCCAAGGAGGCCCGGCTGACCAAG GTTTCCCTGACGCTGGAGGAGGCAGCGCtggagcacaggctgcaggacacagcGCTGCTGGGCAGCATCCTGGCCCAGGGGCTGCACTAA